aatagcattcattcattgtgtggtgtgatgttgcTACTGTGTAGTTTGTTGATAGTGTAATATTAAAAGCTCAAGTGAAGCACTTTAATAAAAGACATATGaagtttatttttaagtgtgtgtacGTAAAGTTTACGTACTGCAAACTTTTAGAGTGTAAACCGTCATTATTCTCACAGAGTGTGCACTGTGTGCATTTATTGACTGaatcatgtgtttgtgtgtccactCTCCGACAGGTGTCCTGCGGATTTTTCGGGCTCTCAGTGTCAGTTCCCGAACCCATGCAGTCCATCACCGTGCCGTAATGGAGGGGTGTGTCGACCACGTACACAGGGCAACGATGTGGAATTCACCTGCGAGTGTTTGTTGGGTTTCAGCGGCCCGCTGTGTCTGACCCCAGTGAATCATGCCTGCATGAGCTCGCCCTGTCGCAACGGAGGGTCCTGCTCCCTTGTCACACTCGCAACATTCAGCTGCCGCTGCCCACCGGGGTGGTCAGGTATACACGCAGACTGACATTCTCCTTGAATTACACTGACTTTGAACATTAAGCATGATATCAAAACGTAGGCCTAGCATTCATTTTTAcctacgtgtgtgtgtttgtgtgtgttgcgcaGGTAAGACATGTCAGCAGGCGGATCCATGTGCCTCGAACCCATGTGCAAATGGCGGTCAGTGTTCGGCATTCGAGTCTCACTTCATCTGCTCCTGCCCTCCAAACTTCCATGGGCAGACATGTCGTCAGGACGTTAACGAGTGTGCACTCACTACATCGCCCTGCCGTAATGGGGGGGTGTGTGTGAACGAGGTGGGCTCTTACCGCTGTCACTGTCCGGCCGAGTTCGCCGGGACACACTGTGAACGGCCCTTTCATCCCTGCCACCCCTCGCCCTGCACCAATGGGGGCACCTGCCTGCAGACCAGCGACACTACTTACTCCTGCACCTGTCTGCCAGGTGAGAGCTCAGTGACACAGCAGTGGGTTGGGATTCATCTATTATAATAAGTGAACAACTTGCCACATAAATTTTTCTAAATATATAGGTTAGATTATTTTTCAGATTAATTTAGATCTtgaattaaatttattattaGGTCTGAGATGAACACTCTCATGTACCATGTTCAGAAAAGGGAAGgggagggaaagaaaaagagtgtgtgtggtggaggtgtgtgtgtgggggggtgggggggggggtttagaTGGTTAGGTGGTTAGTTACAGAGAAATGAGAAGCATGTcactctgtggaatgcagtTCTTTTACACTTTTGGTTTATAATTAATCTCAATAAGTGATCCGATTACTGTTGTTAAACAAATCTTCCCAGACACACAGCcttttgatgtttattttaagGTCAGAAGGtgaattttacacacacacacacacacacacacacacacacacacacacacacacttacagttcCAACTGTTTTACTCTCACAGGCttattcatttactcacacccacacattttctctctctctctacctctctcactctcagggTTCACCGGTCAGGACTGTGAGCACAATATTGATGACTGTGTTCAGCATGCATGTGAGAATGGAGGCAAGTGCATGGATGGAGTGAACACCTACAACTGCCACTGCGACAAACACTGGACAGGTGCAATATAACACAACACAACCTTTCACAACTCAACACAATACGATACTACGAGTGCCTTTGTGACAGCCTTCGTACTGAAGTATTGAACTCACACATACATGTTCTCACAAAGGCCAGTTAGTCTTACGCAATACTGAAAACAATTATGCAATGCTACAGAATGCTATACAACATACACACAACCCTCACTTGTACTGTGGTTTGTCCTACACACAATTCAATGCAACGACATACACACTACTGTGTACTAGTACTAGTAGTAACACACAATCTCTGACCACTTCGCTATAGGTCAGTACTGTACGGAGGATGTGGACGAGTGTGAGCTATCTCCGAATGCGTGTCAGAACGGGGGAACATGCCACAACACGGTGGGAGGGTTCCACtgcgtgtgtgtgaatggctggACGGGAGACGACTGCAGCGAGAACATCGATGACTGCGCCAGCGCCGCATGCTACAAAGGGGCTACCTGCCACGATCGTGTTGCCTCCTTCTACTGCGAGTGTCCTCATGGACAAactggtgagagagagacagtgaaatCTGTAAAAACAAATAGTATTTGTAAATTATGTATATTAAGGACTGGAAAATGTGGTGAAAGAATAAAAGGTAGATTAAACCACAGGGCTTTAATGACTGTAAATGTATGTCTGCtttaaccttttttttaatttttcctgCTCACTTTCAGGTCTCCTGTGTCACCTGGATGACGCTTGCATCAGTAACCCCTGTCAGAAAGGTTCAAATTGTGACACAAACCCCGTCAACGGAAAAGCCATCTGCACTTGCCCTCCAGGGTACACGGGCTCAGCCTGCAACCAGGACATAGACGAGTGCTCGCTCGGTAATCAGTCATACTACAGTTTTGCATTACAATGTTTACTCTGTCTGAGCATGACATTTCCAACTTTATCATATGGAATATACACCAACTTGAGCAAGTTCTGCGTTGAATTCCTTGTCCAAGTTTGTAGGTGTAATGTACATGTAGcattttgtcactgtccaaagaaagtagtaaaaaaaataccatTTATTTAGTGTTCCTGTAGAAAGAAGTAGTTTTGTGATTGGTTCAGGTTCTGAGACTGTTTCTGGTTTCAGGGGCCAATCCGTGCGAGCATGGTGGCAGATGTCTGAACACCAAAGGTTCGTTCCAGTGTAAGTGCCTTAAAGGCTACGAAGGGCCACGCTGTGAAATGGACGTCAACGAGTGCAAGTCAAACCCCTGCCAGAATGATGCCACCTGCCTGGACCAGATCGGCGGATTCCACTGTATCTGTATGCCAGGTGAGGCAAAGCAATGGGGCACTTGGGGTTTGGGGTTTGGAGAAAACCAGAGTAGTTTACCATGATCTAAACGGGGTTTGcgttttgtgtgtctgtgtaggttatGAGGGTGAGTTCTGCCAGATCAACACTGATGACTGTGCATCCCAGCCTTGCCACAACAACGGCAAATGCATCGACAAGATCAACTCCTTCCACTGCGAGTGTCCAAAAGGTACTTACAAACCTAACCTACACAAGCTACACGCTCGTTATTCTACAACTCCTGCTAAATATCCGGTTTATGTGTGCATGGCTGACATCTAGGGACTTACTATTCCAACTAATTCTAATTTGAAAAACTACAGTTTTACACAGTTGGGGAAGAGAAGAATATGGAGGATCTGCTTGCACTGTGTTAATTAAATGTGAATGTGGTCTGCGTTTTATTTGTCAGGATTCTCTGGGAGTCTGTGTCAGGTGGATGTTGATGAGTGCGCAAGCACACCGTGTCAGAACGGAGCCAAGTGCACGGACGGCCCAAATAAATACACCTGCGAGTGCAGGGAGGGTGAGTAATAATTCCTTCCACATATTGTTTTGGAGTCATTTTACAATTTAACTCAAGgttgcccacacacacacacacacacacacacacacacaactaaacATACACAAGGCACAGACCTTCAGCTGTGTTCCACTGTTTTAAAAACCTTTTCCTTTTCCTAGTGTTTTAATTAGACTGTACCAAAAATACACTGCTGAGCATtttccttttcctctctctctctctgtctctcgctctctctctctccatctctccctctcgccCTCTATCCATGCCCTCCTCAACCCCCAAATCCCTGCAGGTTTTACAGGCTCTCTGTGTGAGATCGATATAAACGAGTGCGCTTCCAACCCTTGCCATTATGGAGTGTGCAAGGACGGCCTGGCCTCCTTCACCTGTGCGTGTCGTCCCGGTTACGCCGGCCGCCTCTGTGAGATCAACATTAACGAGTGTTTGAGTCAGCCGTGCCGCAACGGAGGAACCTGCCTGGACCGAGAAAACTCCTACACCTGCTCCTGCCCTAAAGGAACCACAGGTGAGCAGCCTTTTAGCTCAAGCAGAAGCCCAAGTTCTCAGGGGTCACATTCCCTCGTATAGTGTCTTAGAGTTGAGCCATGTTCAAGGCATGGTGCAAACTAGCAAACACCAACAGGGGTGTGTGTATATGGTAAAAGCCTGAGAAAGCAAGTCTTTTGAGGGTGTTTGATTATGCCGAGCGCCCTCTTGTGGATTGTGTATGTGCATTTTAGTCACAACATGAACACTAACGATATGCAGTACGTTTTTATAAACTTTTTTGTGCACactaaacactgctgtgtctgcagGTCGAAACTGTGAGATCAATGTGGACGACTGTAAGAGTAAACCATGCGACTTCGGCAAGTGCATCGACAAAATCAACGGCTACGAGTGCCTTTGTGAGTCTGGATACACAGGTAAGAAAACACAGCTTtaatacgtgtgtgtgtgtgtgtgtgggtgtgggtgtgtgagtgtgtgtgtttgcgtgtaaCAGGTGGTGAGCGAGGTGCACTGCTTTGGTGTCTGATGACAGATAAGAGGACAGAGAAGCCTTTTtctaacactcacacacatatgcacactcacactctctcaggtGTGCTGATGTCTTTCTAAACATGTTCCTCTCCCAAGACAAAGGATAAGAATGaaccacatgtgtgtgtgtgtgtgtgtgtgtgtgtgtgagagagagagagagagagagagagagagagagagagagagagagagagaacaagggaGAGAGCGTTGGATAAAGGGCCATTGTTGTAACGGAGGCAGGCAGTTAGGTGACCCTGTTTGTGGAGgagggtatgtgtgtgttgggagtTGGGGGGTAATTGTTGTTCGGCCGTGTGTGAAATATGGCCCTCTcctttgtgtttgtgaaacCGGCCCTCTGTGGGCCCCCTCTGCCCCCActgaagagtgtgagagaaagagagagagagaaagaaaaaacagaaaggaaGGGTGAGGGATGCAGTGCTCTTTGTCATTCACAAAGTTTAGGGCCCCTCCTTCCCCAGCTGTTCAACATCCttaaaggacacacacacacacacacacacatcagaataATACTTATACAGTGCAAAAGTTTAAGCACATGAGAAATTCTGTTATATGCCATTACTAACACGTGTAatatagtgtgttctccctgtgtttataAATGAGTGAAAGCCTAAAGTGACCAAACTGAACTGACTGATTAGCTCTGGTTACGTAGTATCTGCAATTTtccgtttttatttttaacctgTGAAGTTTACATGTGGATAGGTCACATGCCAGGACTCCCCCCATCATTGTAGCATGTTTCATGTTATTTGAAATATGCttatttctctttgtctctcaggtGCTACATGTAACATTAACATTGATGACTGTGCACTGAACCCATGCCGTAACGGGGGAACATGCGTGGATGGagtgaactccttcacttgccTCTGTCCTGATGGCTTCCATGACACCACTTGTCTCTCACAGAGAAAAGAGTGCTCCAGCAACCCGTGTATCCATGGGAACTGCCAGGACCAGGTCAACAGGTGCGTCTCAGACACTATAAAAAATGCTCGCAGGTGCTCACCATATCACCAATAGTTTTTGTCAATTAGGACATGCTCTCATCATTCTTTGACTTCatgtcctcttctctctctctctttcactctgtctctctctgcagttatttgtgtgtgtgtgagccggGCTGGACCGGCCGTAACTGCGACCTGAATGTGAACGAGTGTTTGTCCAACCCGTGTGTGAATGGAGGAACCTGCAGGGACATGACCAACGGCTACATCTGCAGTTGCAGAGCAGGATTCAGcggtcagtctgtgtgtgtgtgtgtgtgtgtgtgtgtgtgtgtgtgcgtgtgcgcgtgtggtgggtccccacaatgtaaatcattacattttgaatACATGTTTTAAGGTTAGATTAGTAATAATTATAGTGAACTTAATGGTAAAAGGACATCATAAGAATGAAGGTCTATGTAATCATCACAATTCACAGACACAAGgtggtgtgagtatgtgtttttTCTAATGATTTTGTactaaaaatagaaaataaaaagggAAATATTAGGTTTTATTCTAgcagtgtttatatataatataatgtatacTGCATTCttttctaatgtgtgtgtgtgtgtgttttttattctgTACGCTGTAGGTCCTAATTGCCAGACGAACATCAATGAGTGTGCTTCAAATCCCTGTCTGAACCAGGGCACTTGCATTGATGATGTTGCAGGATACAAGTGCAACTGTTTACTGCCttacacaggtacacacacacacacaatctcactctctctctctctctgtctctttctcacacgcacacacacacacacacacacacacacacacacacacacacacacacattagaaaagaatgcacacacacacacacttatcaaTCTTCATCCTGCCAAGCCTGGCATTGTTggcctttgtgtgtttgtgtgtgtgaaactgtgtcaGACTAGAAACTCAGATAGCTCTATTTCCTGTTTGCCTACTTCCTATTTCCTgttggaaggaaaaaaaacatacaatcgTGGGAAGTGCGGGATGGCGTCTCACTGCATCTTGTCGTTGTGGAACTGATAAGGATATGGTATAGAAAGCTGCAAAATAAGGGCAAGAAATATTTGAACCTGGTgacctgcgtgtgtgtgtgtgtgtgtgcacttcaTAACATGTTCAGGATTTCCTTACTTaatcctgtttgtttgtttgtatgtgtctccaggagagctgtgtgagagtgtgttagcACCCTGCTCTGCTCGTCCCTGTAAGAACGGAGGTGTGTGTCGCGAATCTGAAGATTATCAAAGCTTCTCCTGTGCATGCCCAGCTGGCTGGCaaggtaaatgtgtgtgtgtgtgtgtgtgtgtgtgagtgcgcgcgcgcgcgcgcgtgtgtatGGATGTGTAGTACTGTACGTACAGTAGAGACCCACCCCGGCCCTAATCAGGGTGAAACACTCAAAGAAGACTAATGAATGTAGTGGAGATTGTATTGTGAAATGTATTAAACGGAATGATCCCTCTCCACAGGTCAGACGTGTGAGGTGGACATTAACGAGTGCGTGAAGTCTCCGTGCCTTAATGGcggagtgtgtgtgaacacagtCGGTGGATTCCAGTGCCACTGTAACCCCGGATTCACCGGAGATCTGTGTGAAACCGACATTGACGACTGCACTCCGAGTAAGAGACAGATATCACAGGCAATGTCCAGGATATTTCTATTGATCGCTGTTTTTATCACTTTGGTTATCACTAAAACcagtctcacactctctcagaTCCCTGTAGCAacggtggggtgtgtgtggacCGCGTGAACGGCTTTACGTGTGTTTGCGTGGCTGGGTTCCGGGGCGAGCGTTGTGCAGAAGAcattgatgagtgtgtgagcgccCCCTGTCGTAATGGAGGGAACTGCACCGACTGTGTGAACAGCTACACCTGCAGCTGCCCACCTGGGTTCAATGGCATCAACTGTGAGATCAACATACCAGACTGTACTGAGAGGTAGGAGCTATACCcatacagtctctctctctctctctccctctccttttccactttatcagaaatacctgGTGCTGTAGCTAATCATTGGTTCTGTGGTCGGATAATTTTATTCCTCGTTCCACTTTAACCTGTCTGTGTTCTTCCCTCTAGCTCTTGCTTTAATGGAGGAACATGTGTCGACGGGATAAACTCCTtctcatgtgtgtgtttgccggGCTTTACTGGGAGTTACTGCCAGCACGATGTGAACGAGTGTGACTCACAGCCATGTCTTAATGGAGGAACCTGCCAGGATGGCTTTGGCACCTACAAGTGCACCTGTCCCCATGGTTATAGCGGGAATAACTGccaggtacacacacatattgGCTTCAGAGCCTCGTGTATTAATTTGTGGGACATTTGGGAGTTATGGATGCATTGGATGAGAGTGTTTTTGGGGGAAAACACTAAAGAATCAGTGTGGGATGGAATGTTTCCATTGTGTTTGAATATgaaatgtgactgtgtgtgtgtgtgtgtgtgtgtgtgtgttgcacctGTTTTCAGAGCCTGGTGCGGTGGTGTGATTCCTCTCCCTGTAAGAATGGAGGCACCTGTTGGCAGCAAGGCTCCTCCTTCACCTGCCAGTGCGCCAGTGGCTGGACCGGTCTCTACTGTGACGTGCCCAGTGTTAGCTGTGAGgttgcagctcagcagcaaGGTAACACACAACTTTGGAACCGTCTTCTTTGcagaaattattattaatgcaaTCATTTTTCAATCAACCGTTCACTCGCTCCATGCCCCGCCGTTCCTCCCTTGCTCACTTGAATCATAAAGATTTATATTGTTCTGTGATTATTTTATGCATTTACACTCTCTACTCTGTCCTTCCTCAGGTGTGTCAGTGGCTGCTCTGTGCCGTAAcggtggtcagtgtgtggacgTGGGCAGCACACACCTGTGCAGGTGTCAGGCTGGTTACACGGGCAGTTACTGTCAAGAGCAAGTGGACGAGTGTGTCCCAAACCCGTGCCACAATGGGGCCACCTGCACAGATTACCTTGGAGGGTACACCTGTGAggtatgtaaacacacacacacacacagacactgctaTAATATATACTCCATTACTCTTGAGTGTGCCTCATCAGTATTGCTCCGGTTGCTCCTCTGTTTGGCAGTGTGTTGCGGGGTATCACGGCGTGAACTGCAGCAAGGagataaatgagtgtgtgtctcagcCCTGTCAGAACGGTGGCACCTGCATTGACCTTGTCAACAGCTACAAGTGCTCCTGTCCTCGAGGAACACAAGGTGAGATTacacccacaaagacacacatacacacatagacAAACAAACCCACATGGTCATAAAGGGATAACTAATTAGAGGTCATCGTGATTATAAATTGGGGACTGCAAGTTCGACTTCCTGTGATGCATCCATAGCTAGAAACCCCTATATAACTAGTTTAGACATTtaatctctcgctctctctctctctctctctctctctctctctctctctctctctctctctctctctctcactctcactctgcaGGTGTTCACTGTGAGATAGACGTGGACGATTGCTCTCCAGACTCTGACCCAGTAAGTGGTGAGCCGCGGTGTTTTAACGGTGGCCGCTGTGTGGACCGTGTTGGAGGTTACGGCTGTGTGTGCCCACCGGGTTATGTAGGAGAGAGGTGTGAGGGTGATGTTAATGAGTGCCTGTCTGACCCCTGTGACCCCAATGGATCATACAACTGTGTTCAGCTCGTTAACAGCTACCGCTGTGAATGCCGTACAGGATATacaggtacatacacacacacgcacacacacatgcatacagcTTTGATGTGTTCTTGATAAATGTTGAACTTTAGCGTTAAAGactgcattgtgtgtgtttgtgtgcaggtCAGCGCTGTGACACGGTGTTTGACGGCTGTAAGGACAAACCCTGCAAGAATGGAGGGACCTGCGCTGTCGCCAGTAACACCAAACATGGATACATCTGCAAGTGCCCACCTGTGAGTGTGACTCCatacccaaacacacactcacaacaaatacacactcacatctctTCTTTGTTCCTgacccgtctctctctctgtctcttcataTCCTGCAGGGTTTCTCTGGCTCGTCCTGTGAGTATAACTCTCACTCCTGTGGCACTCTGCGCTGCCGTAACGGCGCCACGTGTGTGTCTGGTCATCTGAGCCCTCGCTGCCTGTGTCCTCCGGGCTTCAGTGGACATGAGTGTCAGACTCGCCTCGAATCTCCCTGCCTCTCCAGTCCCTGCTACAACGGAGGAACATGTCAGCCGCTCACCGATGCTCCTTTCTTCCGCTGCCTGTGTCCTTCCAATTTTAACGGCCTGCTCTGCCACATCTTGGACTACTCCTTCAGTGGAGGACAGGGCAGAGACATCGCCCCACCGCCTGAAGTGGAGATACTCTGTGAGGTAGGGCTACATAATAAACACACATGTTAAGGATAAGAgttagtgtttgtttgtatttggtACTAATACCTTCACCTTGTTGTCCTAAGGTGGCGCAGTGTGAGGGCCGGGGCGGTAACGCGATCTGTGACTCTCAGTGTAATAACCACGCTTGTGGCTGGGACGGCGGAGACTGCTCTCTGAACTTTGACGACCCTTGGCAGAACTGTAGTGCCGCCCTTCAGTGCTGGAGGTACTTCAATGACGGCAAGTGTGATGAGCAGTGTGCCAATGCAGGCTGCCTCTACGACGGCTTTGACTGCCAGAGACTGGAGGGACAGTGCAAGTGAGTGCGCACAAACACAGTCTTGTCTTCATGGTTTAAGGGGACATTACATATTCCACTCAATTTGTGGACATTTACCCTTCACTTAATCAtaactactacaactactaacctaaaccctaaccttaacacaCCTGCACCTTATGTAGGCCGGGTGATATTGCTATTAACAGTCAAGaacaaataagaaatgtgaCACCCCTGCCAAAAATAAGCCGCTTGGCTttcttaattttaatatttttaaatattataacataaataaatttatattaCTGTGTATATGgcaattaaattattaatttatgatCTCCACAAAGTGATGCATATGTagaccactctctctctctctctctctctctctctctctctctctctctctatcaatcacacacaccttggcaaacacaccaacacaaaccCCTGAATAGCTGGACATACAGCTGTTTAATCTGGCCAAAGATCATATCACTGTATTTTAGCAATGTCAAAaatgttttgcttttgtttataCCGTTTCACAAGTGAACAGTGATCCTGTCCAGTAATCTACAGGCTCACATCGCCACCTAGTGTTCTGAAGTAGCCATTGTACAAATTTCAGGCTTTTGCTGTCAGTACTGCACAGTGGCGTTTAGgtcattgttgttttattatggCACTGACTaattgtctctctctgtctctctgcagtCCCCTATATGATCAGTACTGTAAGGATCACTACTCTGATGGTCACTGCGATCAGGGCTGTAACAATGTGGAGTGTGAGTGGGATGGTTTAGACTGCGCTGAGGATGTCCCTCAGAAGCTGGCCGTGGGCAGTTTGGTGCTGGTGGTCCATCTCTCCCCAACAGAGCTACGTAACCGCTCGTCCTCCTTCCTTAGAGAGTTGAGCGGACTCCTCCACACTAACGTGGTCTTTCGCAGAGATGCTAACGGAGAGCCACTGATCTTCCCTTACTACGGCAACGAGCACGAGCTCAGTAAACACAAACGCTCAGCTCACGACTGGAGTGACCCGGCCCAGCTGCTGCAGAGAGCCAGGAGGAGCCTCACTGCTTTCGTACATGCTCGGCTCCGACGGGAACTTGACCAAATGGAGATTAAAGGGTGAGCCGCACTGTGCTCCACCAGTAGGGGGCAGGAATGAAAGCAGAGACAAAATAATGTGTTGTTTAGTGTGaggtttattttatatatatacaaacagtactctaaaagttttaggcaccagagattatgagatttaaaaagctatttatttgaGCAGTAGGTGTTTATTTGataaaaactaacaaacaaacaacaaataacgcccaacatcagaattaaaccaaataacattattctagtaagtgtgatattctgtgtgtgaatgtgttgttcaaactcactcacacctactactttataggaAAAAAGATCTtatatttcttgtttgttttatattattatttatttgtatttagtgtgattatatataagCACCACACTTATTGAGAAGgtattagtttaaatatatataattatcttaggtgcctaagacacacactgttgtgtgtgtgtgtgtgtgtgtggagtaaatgtgtgtttctctgcattgtgtttatgttgtgtAACAtaaaattgtgtttgtgtgttgcagcTCCATTGTGTATCTGGAGATTGATAACCGTCAGTGTTTCCAGCAGTCAGATGAATGTTTCCAGAGTGCCACAGATGTGGCGGCATTCCTTGGTGCGCTGGCGTCCAGCGGGAATCTCAACGTTCCCTACATCATAGAGGCAGTTACCAGTgagtacacacatacacacgcactcttaaaaatgttcTGGGAAAACCTGTACACTTTTTAATACactgtaaatatgtatttattactcatgaatttgtttttttaatatagcacAGGCATTGATAATACATATCAACAAGTGGGCCCACCTGCTTATAACTACATAACGTagatatttgtttattatcaACAGTAATAACAACTTTAATAAGGAGAGGAACTAATGGTTTACAGACTATAAGCACATCATCATGAGCACACACTTACTTTCTCTTGCCTTGTGTGTAGGTGAGAACGAGACTCCGCCTCGGGGTGAGATGTACCCCATGTTTCTGGCGCTGCTGGTGCTGGCCGTGCTGGTGGTGGTTGCCGCTGGTGTGGTGTTGTCACGGAAAAGGAAGCGAGAGCACGGGCAGCTGTGGTTCCCTGAGGGCTTTAAAGTGACTGAGGCCAAAAAGAAACGCAGAGAGCCGGTGGGAGAGGACTCTGTCGGActcaagtgagtgtgtgtgtgtgtgtgtgtgtgtgtgtgtgtgtgtgtgtgtgtgtgtgtggcacacGTGTTCGAGATATAAAACCTATCTGTACTCTGCTGTCTGAACTCCGGACGACTTTAAACAATGCCTCTGGAGACATTATTAATGATTACGTATTGATTATTGACGATTGATTTTTGCTCCCTTAAGGCCTCTGAAG
This genomic interval from Hoplias malabaricus isolate fHopMal1 chromosome 15, fHopMal1.hap1, whole genome shotgun sequence contains the following:
- the notch1a gene encoding neurogenic locus notch homolog protein 1; translation: MNRFFEILLFVTLTHFEAEGLRCSEPCQNGGTCEATANGQPTCRCPADFSGSQCQFPNPCSPSPCRNGGVCRPRTQGNDVEFTCECLLGFSGPLCLTPVNHACMSSPCRNGGSCSLVTLATFSCRCPPGWSGKTCQQADPCASNPCANGGQCSAFESHFICSCPPNFHGQTCRQDVNECALTTSPCRNGGVCVNEVGSYRCHCPAEFAGTHCERPFHPCHPSPCTNGGTCLQTSDTTYSCTCLPGFTGQDCEHNIDDCVQHACENGGKCMDGVNTYNCHCDKHWTGQYCTEDVDECELSPNACQNGGTCHNTVGGFHCVCVNGWTGDDCSENIDDCASAACYKGATCHDRVASFYCECPHGQTGLLCHLDDACISNPCQKGSNCDTNPVNGKAICTCPPGYTGSACNQDIDECSLGANPCEHGGRCLNTKGSFQCKCLKGYEGPRCEMDVNECKSNPCQNDATCLDQIGGFHCICMPGYEGEFCQINTDDCASQPCHNNGKCIDKINSFHCECPKGFSGSLCQVDVDECASTPCQNGAKCTDGPNKYTCECREGFTGSLCEIDINECASNPCHYGVCKDGLASFTCACRPGYAGRLCEININECLSQPCRNGGTCLDRENSYTCSCPKGTTGRNCEINVDDCKSKPCDFGKCIDKINGYECLCESGYTGATCNINIDDCALNPCRNGGTCVDGVNSFTCLCPDGFHDTTCLSQRKECSSNPCIHGNCQDQVNSYLCVCEPGWTGRNCDLNVNECLSNPCVNGGTCRDMTNGYICSCRAGFSGPNCQTNINECASNPCLNQGTCIDDVAGYKCNCLLPYTGELCESVLAPCSARPCKNGGVCRESEDYQSFSCACPAGWQGQTCEVDINECVKSPCLNGGVCVNTVGGFQCHCNPGFTGDLCETDIDDCTPNPCSNGGVCVDRVNGFTCVCVAGFRGERCAEDIDECVSAPCRNGGNCTDCVNSYTCSCPPGFNGINCEINIPDCTESSCFNGGTCVDGINSFSCVCLPGFTGSYCQHDVNECDSQPCLNGGTCQDGFGTYKCTCPHGYSGNNCQSLVRWCDSSPCKNGGTCWQQGSSFTCQCASGWTGLYCDVPSVSCEVAAQQQGVSVAALCRNGGQCVDVGSTHLCRCQAGYTGSYCQEQVDECVPNPCHNGATCTDYLGGYTCECVAGYHGVNCSKEINECVSQPCQNGGTCIDLVNSYKCSCPRGTQGVHCEIDVDDCSPDSDPVSGEPRCFNGGRCVDRVGGYGCVCPPGYVGERCEGDVNECLSDPCDPNGSYNCVQLVNSYRCECRTGYTGQRCDTVFDGCKDKPCKNGGTCAVASNTKHGYICKCPPGFSGSSCEYNSHSCGTLRCRNGATCVSGHLSPRCLCPPGFSGHECQTRLESPCLSSPCYNGGTCQPLTDAPFFRCLCPSNFNGLLCHILDYSFSGGQGRDIAPPPEVEILCEVAQCEGRGGNAICDSQCNNHACGWDGGDCSLNFDDPWQNCSAALQCWRYFNDGKCDEQCANAGCLYDGFDCQRLEGQCNPLYDQYCKDHYSDGHCDQGCNNVECEWDGLDCAEDVPQKLAVGSLVLVVHLSPTELRNRSSSFLRELSGLLHTNVVFRRDANGEPLIFPYYGNEHELSKHKRSAHDWSDPAQLLQRARRSLTAFVHARLRRELDQMEIKGSIVYLEIDNRQCFQQSDECFQSATDVAAFLGALASSGNLNVPYIIEAVTSENETPPRGEMYPMFLALLVLAVLVVVAAGVVLSRKRKREHGQLWFPEGFKVTEAKKKRREPVGEDSVGLKPLKNSDSSLMDEQLSEWAEEEHGKRFRFEEQSMLDIGGQLDPRQWTQQHLDAADLRLNTMAPTPPQGDIDTDCMDVNVRGPDGLTPLMIASCSGGGLETANGEDEDDDPSAAVITDFICHGANLHNQTDRTGETALHLAARYARSDAAKRLLESSADANVQDNMGRTPLHAAVAADAQGVFQILIRNRATDLDARMNDGTTPLILATRLAVECMVEELINCHADVNAVDDSGKSALHWAAAVNNVDATVVLLKNGANKDLQNNKEETPLFLAAREGSYETAKILLDHLANRDITDHLDQLPRDIAHERMHHDIVRLLEEYNLVRSPPLPLSPPICSPEAFLGIKTSPGNGNNATTAAKKQRKPGGKGVGGKEMKMKKKKNAEGKSGGLIDVLSPVESLESPHGYLADVSSPPMMTSPFQQSPPIAHHLQGLDSQMGAHMSIGKPFDSGPPRLSHLPMANSGGGAQAGQCDWLQRVQQQQQQSGFAAVISTMHQGSNMPQVMGYPTMQSSHLGTPSHLLSGHAHHNHPGLQHQTSSSALTQHFLGDLSGLELQSNTGHAPIQTILPQETQRMVPPISSTQFLTPPSQHSYSTPMDNTPNHQPQVPDHPFLTPSPGSPDQWSSSSPHSNLSDWSEGISSPPTSMHMTHIPEAFK